A region of Heteronotia binoei isolate CCM8104 ecotype False Entrance Well chromosome 2, APGP_CSIRO_Hbin_v1, whole genome shotgun sequence DNA encodes the following proteins:
- the ADRM1 gene encoding proteasomal ubiquitin receptor ADRM1: MSSGALFPSLVPGSRGSSSKYLVEFRAGKMSLKGSTVTPDKRKGLVYIQQTDDSLIHFCWKDRTSGNVEDDLIIFPDDCEFKRVPQCTTGRVYVLKFKAGSKRLFFWMQEPKTEKDEEHCRKVNEYLNNPPMPGALGGSGSGGHELSALGGEGGLQSLLGNMSHNQLMQLIGPTGLGGLGGLGALTGPGLASLLGSGGPPTSSSSSSSRSQSAAVTPSSSTSSTRVTPAPTAPAAASATSPSPAPSSGNGTSTATSPTQPIQLSDLQNILATMNVPAGAGVDLSSVLTPEIMAPILANTEVQERLLPYLPSGESLPQTAEEIQNTLTSPQFQQALSMFSAALASGQLGPLMSQFGLPAEAVDAANKGDVEAFAKAMQNNVKSDQTEGDSKDKKDEEEDMSLD, from the exons ATGTCTTCCGGTGCATTATTTCCAAGCCTGGTACCCGGCTCCCGGGGCTCGTCCAGCAAGTACCTGGTAGAATTCCGTGCAGGAAAGATGTCTCTGAAAGGCAGCACTGTCACCCCAGACAAGAGGAAAGGGCTGGTGTACATCCAGCAAACTGATGATTCTCTCATCCACTTCTGCTGGAAGGACAGGACTTCTGGGAATGTGGAGGAT GACTTGATCATTTTTCCGGATGACTGTGAATTCAAGAGGGTGCCTCAGTGCACCACAGGCCGTGTGTACGTGCTGAAATTCAAGGCTGGTTCCAAGCGACTTTTCTTCTGGATGCAG GAACCCAAAACAGAGAAAGATGAGGAGCACTGCCGGAAAGTGAACGAGTATCTCAACAACCCTCCTATGCCCGGGGCTCTGGGTGGCAGCGGAAGTGGAGGCCACGAGCTCTCAGCCCTCGGAG GCGAAGGTGGCTTGCAAAGCCTCCTGGGAAACATGAGCCACAACCAGCTCATGCAGTTGATCGGACCGACAGGCCTTGGAGGACTCG GTGGGCTTGGTGCTCTCACAGGTCCTGGTTTGGCTAGTCTGCTGGGAAGTGGAGGCCCCCCAACGAGCAGCTCTTCCTCAAG CTCTCGCAGCCAATCTGCCGCTGTGACGCCATCTTCCAGTACTTCGTCCACACGGGTAACGCCGGCTCCCACCGCTCCTGCCGCTGCCTCTGCTACCAGTCCCAGTCCTGCCCCAAGCTCAGGAAATGGAACCAGCACAGCGACCAGCCCCACCCAGCCCATTCAACTGAGCGACCTCCAGAACATCTTAGCAACTATGAACGTACCAGCTGGAGCTGGAG TTGATCTGTCGAGCGTGCTGACCCCTGAGATAATGGCGCCCATCCTGGCAAACACTGAAGTCCAAGAACGACTGCTGCCTTACCTTCCTTCGGGAGAATCTCTGCCTCAGACAGCAGAGGAGATCCAGAACACGCTGACCTCGCCGCAGTTTCAGCAG GCGCTGAGCATGTTCAGCGCTGCCTTGGCTTCCGGGCAGCTGGGACCCCTCATGAGTCAGTTCGGCTTGCCAGCTGAGGCCGTCGATGCTGCAAACAAAGGCG ATGTGGAAGCCTTTGCCAAAGCCATGCAGAACAACGTCAAGTCTGACCAAACCGAAGGAGACTCAAAGGACAAGAAGGATGAAGAGGAAGACATGAGTTTAGATTAG